Proteins encoded within one genomic window of Lysinibacillus louembei:
- the cydS gene encoding cytochrome bd oxidase small subunit CydS has protein sequence MSNFLIFVAPFLVVIASIVAAFFVATRMSWVDEE, from the coding sequence ATGAGTAATTTTTTAATATTTGTCGCACCATTTCTCGTTGTGATTGCATCGATTGTAGCTGCTTTTTTCGTAGCGACACGTATGAGCTGGGTGGATGAGGAATAA
- a CDS encoding tRNA (mnm(5)s(2)U34)-methyltransferase, with protein MKLQRVLQYAQSLLTDAIQEGDIAVDATAGNGHDTLFLANLVGDDGYVYAFDVQKEAVDATLHRLLDNALEHRALVLKDGHENIAKYVTKPVAGAIFNLGYLPGSDHSIITKPNTTITALETLLQLLKVGGIIVLVIYHGHDGGAEERDEVLRFVSSLPQKHVHVLRYEFLNQQNSPPFVVALEKVKEMGNK; from the coding sequence ATGAAATTACAACGCGTTTTACAATATGCTCAAAGCCTTTTAACAGACGCGATTCAAGAAGGCGATATCGCCGTTGATGCAACAGCTGGTAACGGACATGACACATTATTTTTAGCCAATTTAGTTGGTGACGATGGCTATGTATATGCCTTCGATGTGCAAAAAGAGGCGGTTGACGCAACTTTGCATCGTCTGTTGGACAATGCCCTTGAACACCGAGCTCTCGTTTTAAAGGATGGGCATGAAAACATCGCCAAATATGTGACAAAGCCTGTAGCAGGAGCAATTTTTAATCTCGGCTATTTACCAGGCAGTGACCATTCCATTATTACAAAGCCAAACACAACGATTACCGCACTAGAAACCTTGCTGCAATTATTAAAAGTTGGTGGCATTATCGTCTTAGTCATTTATCATGGGCATGATGGTGGCGCTGAGGAACGCGATGAGGTGCTACGCTTTGTTAGCAGCCTTCCACAAAAGCATGTGCATGTTTTGCGCTATGAATTTTTAAATCAGCAAAACAGCCCACCGTTTGTGGTGGCGCTTGAAAAGGTCAAGGAAATGGGCAACAAATAG
- a CDS encoding TIGR01212 family radical SAM protein (This family includes YhcC from E. coli K-12, an uncharacterized radical SAM protein.), with product MTNFPFPSDEKRYYTWNRYLRNEFGQKVYKVALDAGFDCPNRDGTVAFGGCTFCSAAGSGDFAGNKVDPIPVQFEKIKAKMQHKWKDGLTMAYFQAYTNTHAPLAILKEKFEAALACEGVMGISIATRPDCLPDDVVEYLAELNERTYLWVELGLQTVHEKTANLINRAHDYATYVEGVEKLRRHNIRIVTHIINGLPLETYDMMLETAREVAKLDVQGIKIHLLHLLKGTPLVKQYEKGLLQFMTQEDYIQLVVDQLEVLPPHMVVQRITGDGPIDLMVGPMWSVNKWSVLNGIDAELERRNTWQSRLYEVKR from the coding sequence ATGACAAATTTCCCTTTTCCTTCTGACGAAAAGCGTTACTATACATGGAATCGCTATTTACGCAATGAATTTGGACAAAAGGTTTATAAAGTAGCTTTAGATGCGGGCTTTGATTGCCCAAATCGCGATGGCACGGTCGCTTTTGGAGGCTGCACATTTTGCTCGGCTGCTGGTAGCGGTGATTTTGCTGGTAACAAAGTGGATCCGATTCCTGTTCAATTCGAAAAAATCAAAGCAAAAATGCAGCATAAATGGAAAGATGGCTTAACGATGGCTTATTTCCAAGCCTATACAAATACACACGCGCCCCTCGCCATATTAAAGGAAAAATTTGAAGCAGCACTCGCCTGTGAAGGTGTCATGGGAATTAGTATTGCAACGCGCCCTGACTGTCTGCCTGACGATGTCGTGGAATATTTAGCTGAATTAAATGAGCGTACCTATTTATGGGTGGAGCTTGGCTTACAGACGGTGCATGAAAAAACGGCAAATTTAATTAATCGTGCACATGACTACGCAACATATGTAGAAGGTGTAGAAAAACTGCGTCGTCACAATATTCGCATCGTCACACATATTATTAATGGTTTGCCCTTAGAAACATACGATATGATGCTCGAAACAGCACGTGAAGTAGCAAAGCTCGATGTACAAGGCATTAAAATTCATTTGCTGCATTTATTAAAAGGTACACCTTTAGTCAAGCAATACGAAAAAGGCTTGCTGCAATTTATGACACAGGAAGATTATATTCAGCTCGTTGTTGACCAGCTTGAAGTGTTACCACCGCACATGGTCGTGCAGCGTATTACAGGTGATGGACCCATTGATTTAATGGTCGGGCCGATGTGGAGTGTCAATAAATGGAGCGTGTTAAACGGTATTGATGCAGAGCTAGAACGCCGCAACACATGGCAAAGTAGACTTTATGAGGTGAAAAGATGA
- a CDS encoding MDR family MFS transporter, producing MPRQVWYLVIGMFLNTVGSSFLWPLNAIYIHHHLGKTLTIAGFVLMLNSLAAVVGNLLGGYLFDKIGGFKTIVIGVTLNIGALSLLMFWHDWWPYVILLTVIGFSGGVVFPAMYALIGAAWPEGGRKAFNTLFLSNNVGVAIGPALAGFIADMNFEYVFKANFFTYLIFFLLVVTTYKRFDTKSMAPKNVLTERGGKESKAGLYALFTLCLALVLCWMSYSQWSATISSYTQGLGMSLSQYSVIWTINGLLVVGFQPVIRPLVRRWEKKLKHQLALGLVLMSFSFCIVAVAEEFTMFAVAMVILTLGEVFFTPIIPTIANQLAPKGRQGFYQGIVNSATTIGRMIGPLFGGMMVDIFDMQTLMWSVVVLLLVAIIPACAWHTNNKENSEN from the coding sequence ATGCCAAGACAGGTATGGTATTTAGTCATCGGGATGTTTTTAAACACAGTAGGTAGCTCCTTTTTATGGCCTTTAAATGCTATATACATACACCATCATCTAGGAAAAACGTTAACGATTGCGGGTTTTGTGTTAATGCTCAATTCATTAGCGGCGGTCGTTGGTAATTTATTAGGTGGCTATTTGTTTGATAAAATTGGTGGCTTTAAAACAATTGTGATTGGTGTCACATTAAATATAGGCGCATTAAGCTTATTGATGTTTTGGCATGATTGGTGGCCTTACGTTATTTTGTTAACGGTTATCGGCTTTAGTGGAGGGGTAGTTTTTCCTGCAATGTATGCGTTGATAGGCGCTGCGTGGCCAGAAGGTGGGCGTAAAGCGTTCAATACGTTATTTTTATCGAATAATGTTGGGGTAGCGATTGGTCCTGCACTAGCAGGCTTTATCGCAGATATGAATTTTGAATATGTTTTTAAAGCGAATTTCTTTACTTATTTAATTTTCTTCCTGCTCGTTGTCACAACATATAAACGCTTTGATACGAAAAGTATGGCACCGAAAAATGTTCTTACAGAAAGAGGGGGCAAGGAATCTAAGGCAGGACTTTATGCGTTATTTACTTTGTGTCTCGCTTTAGTATTATGCTGGATGTCGTATTCACAATGGAGTGCGACGATTTCTTCTTACACACAAGGCTTAGGTATGTCGCTCTCACAATATAGTGTGATTTGGACGATTAACGGCTTGCTCGTTGTCGGTTTCCAGCCAGTCATTCGTCCGCTCGTTCGACGTTGGGAGAAGAAGCTCAAGCATCAGCTCGCATTGGGACTTGTCTTAATGTCATTCTCCTTCTGTATCGTGGCGGTTGCAGAGGAATTCACAATGTTCGCGGTAGCGATGGTCATTTTAACATTAGGGGAAGTATTTTTCACACCTATTATTCCGACAATTGCTAATCAACTCGCCCCGAAAGGTCGACAAGGCTTTTACCAAGGCATTGTCAATAGTGCCACGACAATTGGACGAATGATTGGTCCACTATTTGGCGGGATGATGGTCGATATATTTGATATGCAGACATTGATGTGGAGTGTCGTTGTGCTGCTGCTCGTAGCAATTATCCCTGCATGTGCCTGGCACACAAACAATAAAGAAAATTCAGAAAACTAA
- a CDS encoding transposase, producing MPRKHRLWSPHHYFHIVMRGNNRQTIFLHHADYQAFLRILEYTYQKYQFSIIAFCIMPNHYHLLLRSSHASHSKIMAMINRRYSDYFKKKYDYTGHLYEKRFFSDIVPSALDIIAVSRYIHRNPINTTTPLVEALALYPYSSFYYYYHNIPVSFNFLHKNSLLSYLPHSRYATLELYLMHCEDDYDLQLT from the coding sequence ATGCCTAGAAAACATCGTCTTTGGTCACCGCATCACTATTTTCATATCGTTATGCGTGGAAATAATCGACAAACAATCTTTTTACATCATGCTGACTATCAAGCTTTCTTGCGAATTTTAGAGTACACGTATCAAAAATATCAATTTTCCATTATTGCTTTTTGCATTATGCCAAATCATTATCATTTATTACTGCGCTCTTCTCATGCTTCCCACAGCAAAATCATGGCGATGATTAATCGTCGTTATAGTGATTATTTCAAGAAGAAATATGACTACACTGGTCACCTCTATGAAAAAAGGTTTTTTTCAGATATTGTTCCTTCAGCCCTCGATATTATCGCTGTTAGTCGCTATATTCACCGTAATCCAATCAATACCACTACCCCCTTGGTAGAAGCCCTAGCTCTTTACCCTTATAGCTCTTTCTATTATTACTACCATAACATTCCAGTATCATTTAATTTTTTGCATAAAAACTCACTTCTCTCCTATTTACCTCATTCCAGATACGCTACCCTAGAGCTCTATTTAATGCATTGTGAGGATGATTATGATTTGCAATTGACTTGA
- the leuS gene encoding leucine--tRNA ligase: protein MSFNHQEIDKKWQKYWADNKTFKTVNDNSKPKFFALDMFPYPSGAGLHVGHPLGYIATDILSSFKRMQGYNVLHPMGWDAFGLPAEQYALDTGNDPAEFTAKNIATFKRQMNDLGFSYDWDREINTTDPKYYKWTQWIFIQLFNRGLAYVDEVPVNWCPALGTVLANEEVIDGLSERGGHPVERRPMRQWILRITEYADRLLEDLDELDWPESLKEMQRNWIGRSEGAEVTFKIDGTEHTFDVFTTRPDTLFGATYAVLAPEHKLVAEITTAEHRAQVDAYLDKVKTKSDLERTDLAKEKTGVFTGAYAVNPINGAKIPVWIADYVLATYGTGAIMAVPAHDERDYEFAKQFGLEIKAVLAGGDIENEAFTGDGEHINSDFLNGLNKEDGIAKAIAWLEENGVGEKKISYRLRDWLFSRQRYWGEPIPVIHWEDGTMTTVPEEELPLMLPKTNDIRPSGTGESPLANIEEWVNVVDPVTGKKGRRETNTMPQWAGSCWYYLRYIDPNNDEMIIDPELAKRWLPVDIYVGGAEHAVLHLLYARFWHKVLYDIGVVHSKEPFQKLFNQGMILGENNEKMSKSKGNVINPDDIVASHGADTLRLYEMFMGPLEASKAWSTNGLDGSRRFLERIWRLFIDDNGTVSSKIVDTNDGKLELVYHQTVKKVTEDFEAMRYNTAISQMMVFINECYKVDAVPREYAEGFVQMISPIARHIAEELWQKLGHAETITYSTWPTFDPSKLVEDEVEVVVQVLGKVRAKVKVAKDISKEGLEAAALADDKVQEFIAGKDVVKVIVIPGKLVNIVVK from the coding sequence ATGAGTTTCAATCATCAAGAAATTGATAAGAAATGGCAGAAGTATTGGGCAGATAATAAAACATTTAAAACGGTGAATGACAACAGCAAGCCAAAATTTTTCGCGCTAGATATGTTTCCATATCCATCAGGTGCAGGCTTACACGTAGGGCACCCACTAGGCTATATTGCGACAGATATTTTAAGCTCATTTAAACGTATGCAAGGTTATAATGTCCTACATCCAATGGGCTGGGATGCGTTCGGCTTACCAGCGGAGCAATATGCGTTAGATACAGGCAATGACCCAGCGGAATTTACAGCGAAAAATATCGCAACATTTAAGCGTCAAATGAACGATTTAGGCTTTTCGTATGATTGGGATCGTGAAATTAATACGACAGACCCGAAATATTATAAATGGACGCAATGGATTTTCATCCAATTATTCAATCGTGGCTTAGCATATGTTGATGAAGTGCCTGTCAACTGGTGTCCCGCATTAGGTACAGTGCTTGCTAACGAGGAAGTAATCGATGGCTTATCAGAGCGTGGCGGACATCCTGTAGAGCGTCGCCCAATGCGTCAATGGATTTTACGCATTACGGAATACGCGGATCGTCTATTAGAAGATTTAGATGAGCTTGATTGGCCAGAAAGCTTAAAAGAAATGCAGCGCAATTGGATTGGGCGCTCTGAAGGTGCAGAAGTAACATTTAAAATCGATGGTACAGAGCATACATTTGATGTCTTCACAACGCGTCCAGATACGCTATTTGGTGCAACGTATGCAGTATTAGCACCAGAGCATAAGCTAGTTGCTGAAATTACAACAGCAGAGCATCGTGCACAAGTAGATGCATATCTTGATAAAGTAAAAACAAAATCAGACCTTGAGCGTACAGATTTAGCGAAGGAAAAAACGGGTGTCTTCACAGGCGCATATGCAGTGAATCCAATTAACGGTGCCAAAATCCCTGTATGGATTGCGGACTATGTGTTAGCAACTTACGGTACAGGCGCGATTATGGCGGTTCCTGCTCACGATGAGCGCGACTACGAATTTGCTAAGCAATTTGGCTTAGAAATTAAAGCGGTGCTTGCTGGTGGTGATATTGAAAATGAAGCATTCACTGGTGATGGCGAGCATATTAATTCTGATTTCTTAAACGGTTTAAATAAAGAGGATGGCATTGCTAAGGCGATTGCATGGCTAGAGGAAAACGGTGTCGGTGAGAAGAAAATTTCATACCGTCTACGTGATTGGCTATTCTCACGTCAACGATATTGGGGTGAGCCAATTCCTGTTATTCATTGGGAAGATGGCACAATGACGACTGTTCCAGAGGAAGAGCTACCATTAATGCTGCCAAAAACAAACGATATTCGCCCAAGCGGTACAGGTGAATCACCACTTGCTAATATTGAAGAGTGGGTAAATGTAGTAGACCCTGTGACAGGGAAAAAAGGTCGCCGTGAAACAAATACGATGCCGCAATGGGCTGGTAGCTGCTGGTACTACCTACGCTATATCGACCCGAATAATGATGAAATGATTATCGATCCAGAGCTAGCAAAACGCTGGTTGCCTGTTGATATTTATGTTGGTGGCGCAGAGCATGCGGTGCTGCATTTACTATACGCTCGCTTCTGGCACAAAGTGCTATATGATATCGGTGTTGTGCATTCAAAAGAGCCATTCCAAAAGCTATTTAACCAAGGAATGATTTTAGGTGAAAACAACGAAAAAATGTCAAAATCAAAAGGCAATGTGATCAATCCAGATGATATCGTTGCATCACACGGTGCAGACACGCTACGCCTTTATGAAATGTTTATGGGACCGCTTGAAGCCTCAAAAGCATGGTCAACAAATGGCTTAGATGGCTCACGTCGCTTCCTAGAGCGCATTTGGCGTCTATTTATTGATGATAATGGCACAGTAAGCAGCAAAATCGTTGACACAAATGACGGCAAGCTAGAGCTTGTTTATCATCAAACAGTGAAAAAGGTAACAGAAGACTTTGAAGCAATGCGCTACAATACAGCCATTTCACAAATGATGGTATTCATTAATGAATGCTATAAGGTTGATGCTGTACCAAGAGAGTATGCAGAAGGCTTTGTCCAAATGATTTCACCAATCGCTCGTCATATTGCAGAGGAGCTTTGGCAAAAGCTTGGTCATGCTGAAACAATTACGTATTCTACATGGCCAACATTCGACCCATCGAAGCTTGTAGAAGATGAAGTGGAAGTTGTTGTACAAGTACTAGGCAAAGTGCGTGCAAAAGTAAAAGTTGCAAAAGATATTTCGAAGGAAGGCCTAGAAGCTGCTGCATTAGCAGATGACAAAGTACAAGAATTTATCGCAGGTAAAGACGTTGTCAAAGTGATTGTTATTCCAGGTAAATTAGTTAATATCGTAGTGAAGTAA
- a CDS encoding class I SAM-dependent rRNA methyltransferase, giving the protein MTTLLIKDNYVKELKNGYPLILKDAAENEDAAIEEGTLIQLVDGQGQYIATGYYGMQNKGIGWVLTRKENEQIDAAFFAKKIREAVTRRESFFDAEDTTAFRVFNGEGDGIGGLTIDFFNGFYMVSWYSEGIYALREAIYAALAEVVNARGVYEKKRFHTNGQYVEQDDYVSGEKGEFPIIVQENGMNYAVDLNDGAMTGIFLDQRNVRKALRDSYSVGKTVLNTFSYTGAFSVAAVLGGAVKTTSVDLAKRSLAKTIEQFSVNAIDYEAQDIKVMNVFDYFSYAARHQLTFDVVVLDPPSFARTKKMTFSTAKDYPKLLKDALAITAENGVIIASTNNASFNMKKFKTFIDKAFKDAKKRYKILEQHQLPEDFQVPHNYPEFNYLKVVFIQVL; this is encoded by the coding sequence ATGACAACATTATTGATAAAAGACAACTACGTAAAAGAATTAAAAAATGGCTATCCGTTAATTTTAAAAGATGCGGCAGAAAATGAGGACGCTGCAATTGAAGAGGGGACGCTTATCCAGCTAGTGGACGGGCAAGGGCAATACATTGCGACAGGCTATTATGGCATGCAAAATAAAGGCATCGGCTGGGTACTAACACGCAAAGAAAATGAACAGATTGACGCGGCATTTTTTGCGAAGAAAATTCGTGAGGCTGTCACGCGCCGAGAAAGCTTTTTTGATGCGGAGGATACGACGGCTTTCCGCGTTTTTAATGGCGAAGGCGATGGCATCGGTGGCTTAACGATTGACTTCTTCAATGGCTTTTATATGGTGAGCTGGTATAGTGAAGGCATTTATGCGTTGCGTGAAGCAATCTATGCGGCACTTGCGGAAGTGGTCAATGCACGTGGTGTTTATGAGAAGAAGCGTTTTCATACGAATGGTCAGTATGTAGAGCAGGATGACTATGTGTCAGGCGAAAAGGGCGAGTTTCCAATTATTGTGCAAGAAAATGGCATGAATTATGCGGTTGACTTGAATGATGGGGCGATGACGGGGATTTTCCTTGACCAACGCAATGTGCGTAAAGCATTGCGTGACTCTTATTCGGTAGGGAAAACGGTGCTCAATACTTTTTCTTATACAGGGGCATTTTCGGTTGCCGCAGTACTTGGAGGCGCAGTGAAAACGACGAGCGTCGATTTAGCAAAGCGTAGTCTAGCAAAAACGATTGAGCAATTTAGCGTCAACGCTATTGATTATGAAGCACAGGATATCAAGGTGATGAATGTTTTCGATTACTTTAGCTATGCGGCACGCCATCAATTAACGTTTGATGTTGTTGTACTTGACCCACCAAGCTTTGCGCGCACGAAAAAAATGACATTTAGCACAGCAAAGGATTACCCAAAACTACTAAAAGATGCATTGGCAATTACCGCGGAAAACGGCGTTATCATTGCCTCAACAAATAATGCGAGCTTCAATATGAAAAAATTTAAAACCTTCATTGATAAGGCATTTAAAGATGCGAAAAAGCGCTATAAAATTTTGGAGCAGCACCAACTGCCAGAAGATTTTCAAGTGCCACACAATTACCCAGAATTCAATTATTTAAAAGTCGTCTTTATTCAAGTACTATAA
- a CDS encoding NAD(P)H-dependent oxidoreductase has product MKTLVIVAHPDLLSSRINAAWVNALQHQPNITVHQLYDFYADENIDIQYEQTLLEAHERIIFQYPLYWYSSPPLLKKWFDSVLQPGWAYGPDGDKMNGKEIGIAISTYGAASSYQPDGFNRFTIHELLRPVEALTHYISAAYLPPFVLNDISNISDTQLEQNTKEYINYISSAFPAAS; this is encoded by the coding sequence ATGAAAACGTTAGTTATTGTGGCTCACCCCGACCTATTATCATCGAGAATTAATGCAGCATGGGTCAATGCCTTGCAACATCAACCGAATATTACAGTCCATCAACTGTACGATTTTTATGCGGACGAAAATATTGATATTCAATATGAGCAGACATTGCTTGAAGCCCATGAGCGCATTATTTTTCAATATCCGCTCTATTGGTACAGTTCGCCGCCATTGTTGAAAAAATGGTTTGATTCCGTTCTCCAACCCGGCTGGGCTTACGGACCAGACGGAGATAAAATGAACGGAAAAGAAATCGGCATTGCTATTTCCACTTACGGTGCAGCAAGCTCCTATCAGCCTGATGGATTTAACCGTTTTACGATTCACGAGCTGCTAAGACCTGTTGAAGCTTTAACACATTACATTAGCGCTGCCTACTTGCCACCTTTTGTACTTAATGATATTAGCAATATCTCTGACACGCAATTGGAGCAAAACACTAAAGAATACATCAACTATATAAGCTCAGCATTTCCTGCCGCTTCCTAA
- a CDS encoding winged helix-turn-helix transcriptional regulator, whose translation MKEATGIYEFNGKRYQCPIELSIALLAGKWKTTIICKLMDGTKRYGELKKLISGVNHKMLAEQLRELEEVGIIKRTVYPEVPPKVEYELTPFGETLKPAIQYLQTWGAQFKVTDDHQAADSHLIQAKSP comes from the coding sequence ATGAAAGAAGCAACAGGAATTTACGAATTTAACGGCAAACGTTATCAATGTCCAATTGAGCTGTCAATAGCTCTGCTAGCTGGTAAATGGAAAACAACAATCATCTGCAAACTGATGGATGGCACAAAAAGATATGGAGAACTTAAAAAACTAATTTCTGGTGTTAATCATAAAATGCTCGCTGAACAACTAAGAGAGCTTGAAGAAGTAGGCATTATAAAGAGAACGGTCTATCCGGAAGTACCCCCAAAGGTTGAATATGAATTGACACCATTCGGTGAAACATTAAAACCAGCAATTCAGTATTTGCAAACTTGGGGAGCTCAATTTAAAGTGACAGACGATCATCAGGCTGCCGATTCACATCTTATTCAGGCAAAAAGCCCATAA
- a CDS encoding MFS transporter, which yields MYKKILVYLVSIAAFFGPFTQTIYAPMLPSIAEHFQASLDAVNLTVSIYPIFFAFMQLIYGPLIDKYGRRPILLLGFMVYLLATLGAALSYTIASLIIFRALQAIGVAVGSVAAITIIGDLYEGTMRGRSMGTYQMLVALGPGLGPIFGGFIGQHYNINGLFWILLGISLVFWLILWLSLPETRTPEAVNERFQLKQLTIVLTHRVGLAIIVLGSVQYAIFYMLLVLLPNIVDDVYRLNSSETGLIFLPISIFIIIGSIIGGRIQERFEVKSLLMIVASLHMIAVFLFALLASVSLTMLITLLSLFGLFLGISLPLQTTLLANELPRNRATSTGVYNFFRYVWMTIGPVIGTYLFWIGYRLEFLACGVIFAGLLLFVARNFFINK from the coding sequence ATGTATAAGAAAATATTAGTCTATTTAGTTTCTATTGCCGCTTTTTTTGGTCCATTTACGCAAACGATCTATGCCCCAATGCTGCCAAGCATTGCTGAACATTTTCAAGCTTCATTAGATGCTGTCAATTTAACTGTATCGATCTATCCGATTTTCTTTGCATTTATGCAGTTAATTTATGGGCCACTCATTGATAAATACGGACGGCGTCCAATTCTCTTGCTTGGATTTATGGTGTATTTGTTGGCAACGTTAGGAGCGGCGCTTTCTTACACGATAGCATCCTTAATTATTTTTCGCGCACTGCAAGCGATTGGAGTTGCTGTAGGCTCAGTTGCAGCAATCACGATAATTGGTGATCTGTATGAAGGCACTATGCGAGGTCGTTCGATGGGAACCTATCAAATGCTGGTAGCGCTCGGCCCTGGTCTAGGCCCTATCTTTGGTGGATTTATTGGACAGCACTACAATATTAATGGGCTGTTCTGGATTTTGCTCGGCATTAGCCTCGTTTTTTGGCTTATTTTATGGCTAAGCTTGCCAGAAACCCGAACACCAGAGGCTGTAAACGAACGTTTTCAGTTGAAGCAGCTGACAATCGTATTAACTCATCGCGTAGGCTTGGCTATCATTGTATTAGGGTCTGTACAATATGCTATTTTTTACATGCTGCTTGTATTGCTGCCTAATATTGTCGATGACGTTTATCGTCTGAATTCAAGTGAAACCGGCTTGATCTTCCTGCCTATATCGATATTTATCATTATTGGCAGCATTATTGGTGGGCGGATACAAGAGCGATTTGAAGTAAAATCTTTGTTAATGATTGTTGCAAGCCTGCATATGATAGCTGTCTTTCTGTTTGCCTTGCTCGCTTCAGTGTCTCTAACCATGTTAATAACGCTGCTTTCTTTATTTGGATTATTTCTGGGAATTTCGCTACCTTTGCAAACGACACTGCTAGCCAATGAATTGCCTCGCAACCGAGCTACTTCAACAGGCGTGTACAACTTTTTTCGTTATGTGTGGATGACAATTGGGCCGGTGATAGGTACGTATTTGTTCTGGATCGGGTATCGCCTCGAATTTTTGGCTTGTGGCGTAATTTTTGCTGGTTTGCTGCTATTTGTTGCTCGTAATTTTTTCATTAATAAATAA
- a CDS encoding IS3 family transposase (programmed frameshift) produces the protein MGTRVSYPVEVKMKAIEMRLAGIPVKQVLEELNIRNHSQLKTWMKWYKNGELHRLEQPVGKQYTFGKGPEYESETAKLQAENRYLKQQIEVFKKVRRVGEEVVPKVVVELVEELKERMPIGEICRHLGVARSSYYRWKVNGNKFTQKDLRDQQIGDLCKLHKFRYGYRKITELLTDISEKTVQRVMQKYGWQCRVKVKKRKRTGQPAHIVPNLLARDFTALKPLERLVTDITYLPFGQSMMYLSSILDLFNGEVIAFTIGFTQDTDFVLDTLNQLPDLPEGCILHSDQGSVYTSYAYQKAVKEKGMTMSMSRKGTPADNSPIETFHSSLKSETFYLDDIYRTTNACVINIVEEYIYYYNNIRIKTKLNNQSPVQYRQLAV, from the exons ATGGGGACAAGAGTGAGTTACCCAGTAGAAGTGAAAATGAAAGCAATTGAAATGAGATTAGCAGGCATTCCTGTAAAACAAGTACTAGAGGAGCTAAATATTCGTAACCATTCTCAGTTAAAAACATGGATGAAATGGTACAAGAACGGCGAATTACATCGTCTTGAACAGCCAGTAGGAAAACAATATACATTTGGCAAAGGGCCTGAATATGAAAGTGAAACCGCTAAGTTACAAGCAGAGAATCGTTATTTAAAGCAACAAATTGAAGTGT TTAAAAAAGTACGCAGAGTTGGAGAGGAAGTGGTCCCAAAAGTTGTAGTAGAGCTAGTAGAGGAGTTAAAAGAAAGGATGCCGATTGGTGAAATCTGCCGTCATTTAGGTGTAGCTCGTTCGTCGTATTATCGCTGGAAGGTCAATGGAAATAAATTCACTCAAAAGGATCTTCGAGACCAACAAATTGGCGACTTGTGCAAGTTACACAAATTCAGATACGGCTATCGAAAAATCACAGAATTACTTACTGACATTAGTGAGAAAACGGTGCAACGTGTGATGCAAAAATACGGTTGGCAATGTCGTGTAAAGGTAAAGAAACGTAAACGTACGGGACAACCAGCTCACATTGTTCCTAACTTATTAGCACGTGATTTTACGGCATTAAAACCGCTAGAAAGGCTCGTAACAGATATTACTTACTTGCCTTTTGGACAATCTATGATGTACCTTTCAAGTATCTTAGACCTATTTAATGGCGAGGTTATTGCGTTTACAATTGGTTTTACACAAGATACCGACTTTGTCTTAGATACGCTAAATCAATTACCCGATCTACCAGAAGGCTGTATCCTGCATAGCGATCAGGGTTCTGTTTACACATCTTATGCATATCAGAAGGCAGTCAAAGAAAAAGGAATGACCATGAGCATGTCTCGTAAAGGCACGCCCGCTGATAATTCCCCAATTGAAACGTTTCACTCCTCGCTAAAGTCTGAAACGTTCTACCTCGATGATATTTATCGCACAACAAATGCGTGTGTCATAAATATTGTCGAAGAATACATTTACTATTATAACAATATTCGGATTAAAACGAAATTAAACAACCAGTCGCCGGTTCAATACCGTCAACTGGCTGTATAA